A portion of the Fusobacterium nucleatum genome contains these proteins:
- the cobK gene encoding precorrin-6A reductase, with protein MIWVIGGTKDSRDFLEKFIRYDKDIIVSTATEYGAKLLENLPVKTLSKKMDKEAMLKFVEDNKITKVIDTSHPYAFEVSKNAMEVAEEKNIEYFRFEREKVDILPKKYKNFEEIEDLIEYVEKLDGNILVTLGSNNVHLFKDLKNLSNIYFRILSRWDMVKKCEDNNILPKNIIAMQGPFTENMNVAMMEQFNIKYLISKKAGNTGGEREKVSACDKLDVEIIYLEKQEIIYKNCYKDISILIKNLVQ; from the coding sequence ATGATTTGGGTTATTGGTGGTACTAAAGATTCAAGAGATTTTTTAGAAAAATTTATAAGATATGATAAAGACATTATTGTTTCAACTGCAACAGAGTATGGAGCAAAATTACTTGAAAATTTACCTGTGAAAACTTTGTCAAAAAAAATGGATAAGGAAGCTATGCTAAAATTTGTAGAAGATAATAAAATTACAAAAGTAATAGATACAAGCCATCCTTATGCTTTTGAAGTTTCTAAAAATGCAATGGAAGTTGCAGAAGAAAAAAATATTGAATATTTTAGATTTGAAAGAGAAAAAGTAGATATTTTACCAAAAAAATATAAAAATTTTGAAGAAATTGAAGATTTAATAGAATATGTAGAAAAACTTGATGGAAATATTTTAGTTACTTTGGGAAGTAATAATGTTCATCTTTTTAAAGATTTAAAAAATTTATCCAATATCTATTTTAGAATTTTATCAAGGTGGGATATGGTAAAAAAATGTGAAGATAATAATATACTTCCTAAAAATATTATTGCTATGCAAGGACCTTTTACTGAAAATATGAATGTAGCAATGATGGAACAATTTAATATAAAGTATTTAATTAGTAAAAAAGCAGGGAATACAGGTGGAGAAAGAGAAAAAGTAAGTGCCTGTGATAAACTTGATGTTGAAATTATTTATCTTGAAAAACAAGAAATAATTTATAAAAATTGTTATAAAGATATTAGTATTTTAATAAAAAATTTGGTACAATAG
- a CDS encoding DMP19 family protein, which yields MKRKFINVTKKYIEDLAPTDFCVELIQPAWETVNIYGTYEEYEETLKPYTIEQRYLLAMHWLGAEVANGGFQQFLGNSTAIVWEDAYKGYQAIGSEKLTYLIEELIKIYGRNIPFDREERANMLENFSEEKLEEIDTVTDLYYEIEETEWRKVTLWVKANSEKFLIQAEINDYGN from the coding sequence ATGAAAAGAAAATTTATCAATGTTACAAAAAAATATATAGAAGACCTAGCTCCTACGGATTTTTGTGTTGAACTTATTCAACCTGCTTGGGAGACAGTAAATATTTATGGAACTTATGAAGAATACGAAGAAACATTAAAACCTTATACAATAGAACAAAGATATTTACTTGCAATGCATTGGCTTGGAGCAGAAGTTGCTAATGGAGGTTTTCAACAATTTTTAGGCAATTCTACTGCTATTGTTTGGGAAGATGCATATAAAGGATATCAAGCTATTGGCTCAGAAAAATTAACCTATTTGATTGAAGAACTAATAAAAATTTATGGTAGAAATATTCCTTTTGATAGAGAGGAAAGAGCTAATATGTTAGAAAATTTTAGTGAAGAAAAATTAGAAGAAATAGATACAGTTACTGATCTATATTATGAAATTGAAGAAACTGAATGGAGAAAAGTTACTCTTTGGGTAAAAGCTAATAGTGAAAAATTTCTTATTCAAGCTGAAATAAATGATTATGGTAACTGA
- the cobJ gene encoding precorrin-3B C(17)-methyltransferase has protein sequence MNNGKIYVVGIGPGNMEDISIRAYNILKNVNVIAGYTTYVDLVRDEFSDKEFLVSGMKREIERCKEVLEVAKIGKNVALISSGDAGIYGMAGIMLEVAMGSGIEVQVVPGITSTIAGAALVGAPLMHDQAIISLSDLLTEWEVIKKRIECASQGDFAISLYNPKSKGRTEQIVEAREIMLKYKLPTTPVALLRHIGRKEENYTLTTLEDFLNYEIDMFTIVLVGNSNTYVKDGKMITPRGYEKKSKWGK, from the coding sequence ATGAATAATGGAAAAATTTATGTAGTAGGTATAGGACCAGGAAATATGGAAGATATAAGTATAAGAGCATATAATATTTTAAAAAATGTAAATGTTATTGCAGGATATACAACTTATGTTGATTTAGTTAGAGATGAATTTTCAGATAAAGAATTTTTAGTTTCAGGAATGAAAAGAGAAATAGAAAGATGTAAAGAAGTTTTAGAAGTTGCTAAGATAGGAAAAAATGTAGCTCTAATTAGTAGTGGAGATGCAGGAATCTATGGTATGGCAGGTATAATGTTAGAAGTTGCTATGGGGAGTGGAATAGAAGTTCAAGTTGTACCTGGGATTACTTCAACAATAGCAGGTGCAGCATTAGTTGGAGCCCCACTTATGCACGACCAGGCTATAATAAGTTTAAGTGATTTATTAACTGAGTGGGAAGTTATTAAGAAAAGAATTGAGTGTGCTAGTCAAGGAGATTTTGCAATTTCACTTTATAATCCTAAGAGCAAAGGAAGAACAGAACAAATTGTTGAAGCAAGAGAAATTATGTTAAAATATAAATTACCTACTACTCCTGTTGCATTATTAAGACATATAGGAAGAAAAGAAGAAAATTATACTTTAACAACATTGGAAGATTTTTTAAATTATGAAATAGATATGTTCACAATAGTATTAGTTGGAAATTCTAATACTTATGTAAAAGATGGAAAGATGATAACACCTAGAGGATATGAAAAGAAAAGTAAATGGGGAAAATAG
- the cbiG gene encoding cobalt-precorrin 5A hydrolase — protein sequence MKLAFWTVTKGAGNIAREYKEKLKEHLKDYEIDVFTLKKYDVENTIQIKDFTCNINEKFSQYDGHIFIMASGIVIRKIASLIDTKDKDPAVLLIDEGKHFVISLLSGHLGRANELTYSLANILKLVPVITTSSDVTGKIAVDTISQKLNAELEDLKSAKDVTSLIVNGQKVNILLPKNVKITDKNLADGFILVSNKKNIEYTRIYPKNLILGIGCKKDIKAEDILSAIEDCLDKNNLDIKSVKKVATVDVKENEKGLIDAVKFLNLDLEIISREEIKKVQDQFDGSDFVEKNIGVRAVSEPVALLSSTGNGKFLVMKEKCNGITISIYEEEIEKIYE from the coding sequence ATGAAATTAGCATTTTGGACTGTAACCAAAGGAGCAGGAAATATTGCAAGAGAATATAAAGAAAAATTAAAGGAACATTTAAAAGATTATGAAATAGATGTTTTTACTTTAAAAAAATATGATGTAGAAAATACAATTCAAATAAAAGATTTTACCTGCAATATAAATGAAAAATTTTCTCAATATGATGGACATATATTCATAATGGCAAGTGGAATTGTAATAAGAAAGATAGCAAGTTTGATAGATACAAAGGATAAAGACCCTGCTGTACTTTTAATAGATGAGGGAAAACATTTTGTAATATCTCTTTTATCAGGACATTTAGGTAGGGCAAATGAGTTGACATATTCACTTGCAAATATTTTAAAACTTGTTCCTGTTATTACAACAAGTTCAGATGTTACTGGGAAAATAGCAGTAGATACTATATCTCAAAAATTAAATGCAGAGCTAGAGGATTTAAAATCTGCAAAAGATGTAACATCTCTTATAGTTAATGGACAGAAAGTAAATATACTTTTACCTAAGAATGTTAAAATTACTGATAAAAATTTAGCAGATGGTTTTATTCTAGTATCAAATAAGAAAAATATAGAATATACTAGAATTTATCCTAAAAATTTAATTTTAGGTATTGGTTGTAAGAAAGATATAAAAGCAGAAGATATTTTATCTGCTATTGAAGATTGTTTAGATAAAAATAATTTAGATATAAAATCAGTTAAAAAAGTAGCAACTGTAGATGTAAAAGAAAATGAAAAAGGTTTGATAGATGCAGTAAAATTTTTAAATTTAGATTTAGAAATAATTTCAAGAGAAGAAATAAAAAAAGTTCAAGACCAATTTGATGGTTCAGATTTTGTAGAAAAAAATATTGGAGTGAGAGCCGTGTCAGAACCTGTTGCACTTTTATCATCAACAGGAAATGGAAAATTTTTAGTAATGAAAGAAAAATGCAACGGAATAACAATTTCAATTTATGAAGAGGAGATAGAAAAAATATATGAATAA
- a CDS encoding AAA domain-containing protein has product MNKRESIIALYQYIAEVIKSLKTEKKDIYNEEWYYFLESLPKHSGITFNYLDNKNNLSYQKILQVEKLPFLKPLAIDEELLEWISGDWGDYKSSVKLLSEKIIKENNSLKVANISDEEKEILEKLLKDRQLWIEEQKKIENVRKLFDVLYSKYLSLDRDSDTLELLVGNGIVKVPNEDICYPVLLKKVNFSLDAERNLITIVDSSDDDFITQELYLNFLAEVENVNLDNVFKLGDKIIENNIHPISKNDVIKDFFREFIHNLNPRAEFIEDKKISDEDNIITIEWKPILFIRKKDDGKIEAINNIIKDIEEGGEVPGYLTELVGIIENDKKEIEDIPDILFTKETNNEQVEIIKNIYSHKAVVVQGPPGTGKTHTIANLLGHFLAEGKNVLITSQTRKALEVLKEKIPNEIQDLCISMLDDDSSDLGNSVESISEKLGYLNLEKLKNEYEEIERNRNDLKEDIKNIKRKIFNIKYQESKPIIYNNESISLKEAGEFLRKNERELDKIPGIVSSGVLCPVNNEELEFLKTGYKKSVSKEEEKEIELGLNKISDFWSLEEFEGMLKAKKEFKSEIELLLENKKYHINDEILYIDDNIVIDLKKFKNYTNIDNIIPEELKLIEDWKKDVCIAGTENSGDRKIWLDFIKDIRRLYELTNNTKDKFFKKDIVYKDIDVSTAKKLIIALKDGLEKPGLFFKHKLRKAKKEIADRVTINKRILEIPYDCDVALEYTSLAELEENTKNSWKLLMTGNTLMDKESNNKNFFKQLYSYADQMEYLLNWYDKERKIFLNRVENAGFERLDISKKEGSPIYVDEINQIFDFIPKLEELITIGKVGLKYSEIDKKRTEYLEKIEGIIKENSFLGSEIKNAIEKENTEKYSETLKKLEVLAGKEELYRKHKNLLKNIKAVANLWADELEKGLFNEKVENIYNAWRYKQISQTLKELIEKPYESLQEDILEKSEELNKLTAELVTKKTWYNIVKFIEEKDNLAISQALRGWKQTIQKIGKGTGKNTVLYKKHAKEKMLLCQKVVPAWIMPLNKVFDTLNPVENKFDIVIVDEASQSDISSLILLYMAKKIIVVGDDKQVSPSDVGVNIDKINMFRRKYIKGNVANDDLYGVRASLYSIVSTTFQPISLREHFRSVPEIIGYSNKTSYDNQILPLRDSNSSILKPAIVEYKVDGKRDEKNKVNKVEAETIVTLIEACLDMKEYKNSSFGVISLLGDEQAELIQNLIVKRIPAIEIENHKILCGNPASFQGDERDVMFISLVDSSEENKNLRLVGEGVEGATRKRYNVAISRAKDQLWLVHSIDKNSLKEGDLRKELFEYINSVKENTFEKIINENTVISDFENEITKHLLERNYTVKQQWKVGSYDIDIVAIYGDKKIAIECDGKNLNHSQEKIIANLAEQEVLERCGWEFVRVRASQYFRNPDKAIKELILQLEDKGIYPNNKENHSNGNELLNNIKSKALELMEKYEEN; this is encoded by the coding sequence ATGAATAAGAGGGAAAGTATCATTGCACTTTATCAATATATTGCTGAGGTAATAAAAAGTTTAAAGACTGAGAAAAAAGATATTTATAATGAGGAGTGGTATTATTTTTTAGAAAGTCTTCCAAAACATTCAGGAATTACATTCAACTATTTGGACAATAAAAATAATCTATCATATCAAAAAATTTTACAAGTCGAAAAATTACCTTTTTTAAAACCCTTAGCTATTGATGAGGAACTTTTAGAATGGATTAGTGGGGATTGGGGTGACTATAAGTCATCAGTTAAGTTATTATCTGAAAAAATTATTAAAGAAAATAATTCTCTTAAAGTTGCTAATATATCAGATGAAGAAAAAGAAATATTAGAAAAACTTTTAAAAGATAGACAATTATGGATAGAGGAACAAAAGAAGATTGAAAATGTTAGAAAATTATTTGATGTATTATACAGCAAATATTTAAGTTTGGATAGAGATTCAGATACTCTTGAATTGCTAGTTGGAAATGGAATAGTAAAAGTTCCTAATGAAGATATATGCTATCCAGTTTTATTGAAAAAAGTTAATTTTTCTCTTGATGCTGAAAGAAATTTAATTACTATTGTTGATAGTTCTGATGATGATTTTATTACACAAGAGTTATATTTGAATTTCTTGGCAGAAGTTGAAAATGTAAACTTAGATAATGTTTTTAAATTAGGAGATAAAATTATAGAAAATAATATTCATCCAATTTCAAAAAATGATGTAATAAAGGATTTCTTTAGAGAATTTATTCATAATTTAAATCCAAGAGCAGAATTTATTGAAGATAAAAAAATAAGTGATGAAGATAATATTATAACTATTGAATGGAAACCAATACTTTTTATTAGAAAAAAAGATGATGGAAAAATTGAAGCTATCAATAATATAATTAAAGATATAGAAGAGGGAGGAGAAGTCCCAGGATATTTGACTGAATTGGTTGGAATTATTGAAAATGATAAAAAAGAAATAGAAGATATTCCAGATATTCTTTTTACAAAAGAAACTAATAATGAGCAAGTAGAAATTATTAAAAATATTTATTCACATAAAGCAGTAGTTGTGCAAGGGCCACCTGGAACAGGGAAAACACATACCATTGCTAATTTATTAGGACATTTTCTTGCAGAAGGAAAAAATGTTTTAATAACAAGTCAAACTAGAAAAGCTTTGGAAGTTTTAAAAGAAAAAATTCCAAATGAGATACAAGATTTATGTATTTCAATGTTAGATGACGATAGCAGTGATTTAGGAAATTCAGTAGAAAGTATTTCAGAAAAATTAGGCTATTTAAATCTAGAAAAACTTAAAAATGAATATGAAGAAATAGAAAGAAATAGAAATGATCTTAAAGAAGATATAAAAAATATAAAAAGAAAAATATTTAATATCAAATATCAAGAAAGTAAACCTATTATTTATAATAATGAAAGTATAAGTTTAAAAGAAGCAGGCGAATTTCTAAGAAAAAATGAAAGAGAACTTGATAAAATACCAGGTATAGTAAGTAGTGGAGTTCTTTGTCCTGTAAATAATGAAGAACTTGAGTTCTTAAAAACTGGGTACAAGAAAAGTGTAAGTAAAGAAGAAGAAAAAGAAATAGAACTAGGTTTAAATAAAATATCTGATTTTTGGAGCTTAGAAGAATTTGAAGGAATGCTTAAAGCTAAAAAAGAATTTAAATCTGAAATAGAGCTTCTTTTAGAAAATAAGAAATATCATATAAATGATGAGATATTATATATAGATGATAATATTGTAATAGATTTAAAAAAATTTAAAAATTATACTAACATAGATAATATCATTCCTGAAGAATTAAAATTAATTGAAGATTGGAAAAAAGATGTTTGTATTGCAGGTACTGAAAATTCAGGAGATAGAAAAATATGGTTAGATTTTATTAAGGATATCAGAAGACTATATGAACTTACAAATAATACAAAAGATAAATTCTTTAAAAAAGATATAGTTTATAAAGATATTGATGTAAGTACAGCAAAAAAATTAATTATTGCCTTAAAAGATGGATTAGAAAAACCTGGATTGTTTTTTAAACATAAGTTGAGAAAAGCTAAAAAAGAAATAGCTGATAGAGTTACAATAAATAAAAGAATTTTAGAAATTCCATATGATTGTGATGTAGCTTTAGAATATACAAGTTTAGCTGAATTAGAAGAAAATACAAAAAATTCTTGGAAACTTTTAATGACTGGAAATACTTTAATGGATAAAGAAAGTAATAATAAAAATTTCTTTAAACAATTGTACTCTTATGCAGATCAAATGGAATATTTACTAAATTGGTATGATAAAGAGAGGAAAATTTTCTTAAATAGAGTTGAAAATGCTGGTTTTGAAAGATTAGATATTAGTAAAAAAGAAGGAAGCCCAATTTATGTTGATGAAATCAATCAAATTTTTGATTTTATTCCTAAACTTGAAGAATTAATAACTATAGGAAAAGTGGGGCTAAAGTACAGTGAAATTGATAAAAAGCGTACTGAATATTTAGAAAAAATTGAAGGTATAATTAAAGAAAATTCTTTTTTAGGCAGTGAGATAAAAAATGCTATTGAAAAGGAAAATACAGAAAAATATTCAGAAACATTAAAAAAACTAGAAGTGTTAGCTGGAAAAGAAGAATTATATAGAAAACATAAGAACTTATTGAAAAATATAAAAGCTGTTGCTAATTTATGGGCTGATGAATTAGAAAAAGGTTTGTTTAATGAAAAAGTTGAGAATATTTATAATGCATGGAGATATAAACAAATTTCTCAAACATTAAAAGAATTAATAGAAAAACCTTATGAAAGCTTACAGGAAGATATTTTAGAAAAATCAGAAGAATTAAATAAGCTGACAGCAGAATTGGTAACTAAAAAAACTTGGTATAATATTGTAAAATTTATAGAAGAAAAAGATAATCTTGCAATTAGCCAAGCACTTAGAGGATGGAAACAAACTATCCAAAAAATTGGAAAAGGAACAGGAAAAAATACTGTCTTATATAAAAAACATGCAAAAGAAAAAATGTTACTTTGTCAAAAAGTTGTTCCTGCTTGGATTATGCCTTTAAATAAAGTATTTGATACTTTAAATCCTGTTGAAAATAAATTTGATATAGTTATAGTTGATGAAGCTAGTCAATCAGATATAAGCTCATTAATTTTACTATATATGGCTAAAAAGATTATAGTTGTTGGAGATGATAAACAAGTTAGCCCATCAGATGTAGGAGTTAATATTGATAAAATAAATATGTTTAGAAGAAAATATATCAAAGGTAATGTGGCAAATGATGATTTATATGGGGTAAGAGCCTCACTATATTCTATTGTATCAACTACATTCCAACCTATAAGTTTGAGAGAACATTTTAGATCTGTTCCTGAAATTATTGGTTATAGTAATAAAACTTCTTATGATAATCAAATATTACCTTTAAGAGATTCAAATTCATCTATTTTAAAACCTGCGATTGTTGAATATAAAGTAGATGGAAAAAGAGATGAGAAAAATAAAGTTAATAAAGTTGAAGCTGAAACTATTGTTACTTTGATTGAAGCATGTTTAGACATGAAAGAATATAAAAATAGTAGCTTTGGAGTTATTTCGTTGTTAGGAGATGAACAAGCTGAATTAATTCAAAATTTGATAGTTAAAAGAATTCCAGCAATTGAAATAGAAAATCATAAAATTTTATGTGGAAATCCAGCTAGTTTCCAAGGAGATGAAAGAGATGTAATGTTCATCAGTTTGGTAGATAGTAGTGAAGAAAATAAAAATCTTAGATTAGTTGGTGAAGGTGTAGAAGGAGCAACTAGAAAAAGATATAATGTTGCAATTAGTCGTGCTAAGGATCAATTATGGTTAGTTCATTCAATAGATAAAAATAGTTTAAAGGAAGGCGATTTAAGAAAAGAGCTATTTGAATATATAAATTCTGTAAAAGAAAACACCTTTGAAAAAATTATTAACGAAAATACAGTTATTTCTGATTTTGAAAATGAAATTACAAAGCACTTATTAGAAAGGAATTATACTGTAAAACAGCAATGGAAAGTAGGTTCTTACGATATAGATATAGTAGCTATTTATGGAGATAAGAAAATTGCTATTGAATGTGATGGAAAAAATTTAAATCACTCACAAGAAAAAATTATTGCTAATTTAGCAGAACAAGAAGTTTTAGAGCGTTGTGGTTGGGAATTTGTAAGAGTAAGAGCAAGTCAATATTTTAGAAATCCTGATAAAGCAATAAAAGAACTTATTCTTCAATTAGAGGATAAAGGAATATACCCTAATAATAAAGAAAATCATTCCAATGGAAATGAGTTATTAAATAATATAAAATCTAAAGCATTGGAGCTGATGGAGAAATATGAAGAAAATTAA
- the cobM gene encoding precorrin-4 C(11)-methyltransferase, with amino-acid sequence MEKYKEKVYFIGAGPGNPELITIKGQRIVKEADVIIYAGSLVPKEVIDCHKERAEVYNSASMSLDEVIDVTVKAIKDGKKVARVHTGDPAIYGAHREQMDMLDEYGIEYEVIPGVSSFLASAAALKKEFTLPNVSQTVICTRIEGRTAVPEKESLESLAKHRASMAIFLSVHMIDKVVEALATSYPMTTPVAVVQRASWSDQKIVLGTLETIEEKVKEAGINKTAQILVGDFLGNEYEKSKLYDKYFTHEYRKGIKK; translated from the coding sequence ATGGAAAAATATAAAGAAAAAGTCTACTTTATAGGAGCAGGACCAGGTAATCCAGAGTTAATAACTATAAAAGGGCAAAGAATAGTTAAAGAAGCTGATGTCATTATTTATGCAGGTTCATTAGTTCCAAAAGAAGTTATAGATTGTCACAAAGAAAGAGCAGAAGTTTATAACTCAGCATCTATGTCTTTAGATGAAGTTATAGATGTTACTGTAAAAGCAATAAAAGATGGTAAAAAAGTAGCAAGAGTTCATACAGGAGACCCTGCAATCTATGGAGCACATAGAGAACAAATGGATATGTTAGATGAATATGGAATAGAATATGAAGTTATTCCAGGGGTAAGCTCATTTTTAGCTTCTGCTGCTGCCTTAAAAAAAGAATTTACACTACCTAATGTTTCACAAACTGTAATTTGTACTAGAATAGAAGGAAGAACAGCTGTTCCTGAAAAAGAAAGTTTAGAAAGTTTAGCAAAACATAGAGCTTCTATGGCAATATTTTTATCAGTTCATATGATAGATAAAGTCGTTGAAGCATTAGCTACTTCTTATCCTATGACAACACCTGTGGCAGTTGTTCAAAGAGCAAGTTGGTCAGATCAAAAGATAGTTTTAGGAACTCTTGAAACTATTGAAGAAAAAGTAAAGGAAGCTGGAATAAATAAAACTGCACAAATATTGGTTGGAGATTTTTTAGGTAATGAATATGAAAAATCAAAATTATATGATAAATATTTTACTCATGAATATAGAAAAGGTATAAAAAAATAA
- a CDS encoding putative DNA modification/repair radical SAM protein, producing MSKSIEEKLRILSDAAKYDVSCSSSGSSRKNTNNGLGNAAINGICHSWSADGRCISLLKILMTNYCIYDCKYCINRKDNDIERAILTPDEIVKLTINFYRRNYIEGLFLSSGIIKNADYTMELMIAVAKKLRLEEKFNGYIHMKVIPGASRQLINEIGLYVDRVSVNIEFAENRALKLLAPDKKPTDISTSMGLIRKNMLENAEDKRLFKSTPSFIPAGQTTQMIIGASGESDYAILSRSENLYKNFDLKRVYYSGYVPVNKSGILVSADQSVPMIREHRLYQADWLLRFYDFRADEILNEKDPFVDPFLDPKTNWAIKNSHLFPIEINKASYKELLRVPGIGVTSAKRIVMTRKYSTIRYEHLKKLGIVIKRAKYFITVNGEFLGFKKENPELIRNALMEKEKMVAEQLKLFNV from the coding sequence ATGAGTAAATCTATTGAGGAAAAATTAAGAATATTAAGTGATGCTGCAAAATATGATGTTTCTTGTTCTTCAAGTGGAAGCAGTAGAAAAAATACAAATAATGGACTAGGAAATGCAGCTATAAATGGGATATGTCATTCATGGTCAGCAGATGGAAGGTGTATCTCTTTACTTAAAATACTTATGACAAATTATTGTATATATGATTGTAAATACTGTATTAATCGTAAAGATAATGATATTGAAAGAGCAATACTGACACCTGATGAAATTGTAAAATTGACTATAAACTTTTATAGAAGAAACTACATTGAAGGACTTTTTCTAAGTTCAGGAATAATAAAAAATGCAGACTATACAATGGAACTAATGATTGCTGTAGCTAAAAAACTTAGACTTGAAGAAAAATTTAATGGTTACATCCATATGAAAGTAATTCCAGGAGCAAGTAGACAACTTATCAATGAAATTGGGTTGTATGTTGATAGAGTTTCAGTAAATATAGAATTTGCTGAAAATAGAGCTCTTAAACTTCTTGCACCAGATAAGAAGCCTACTGATATCTCCACATCAATGGGACTTATACGTAAAAATATGCTTGAAAATGCAGAAGATAAAAGACTTTTTAAAAGCACCCCATCTTTTATTCCAGCTGGTCAGACAACTCAGATGATAATTGGTGCAAGTGGAGAAAGTGATTATGCTATACTGTCTAGAAGTGAAAATCTTTATAAAAATTTTGATTTAAAAAGAGTTTATTATTCTGGTTATGTCCCTGTAAATAAATCTGGAATTCTTGTAAGTGCTGATCAATCTGTACCTATGATAAGAGAACATAGACTTTACCAAGCAGATTGGTTACTAAGATTTTATGATTTTAGAGCTGATGAAATTCTTAATGAAAAAGATCCTTTTGTTGACCCTTTTCTTGATCCAAAAACAAACTGGGCAATAAAAAACTCTCATCTTTTTCCTATAGAAATAAATAAAGCTTCATACAAGGAACTTTTGAGAGTTCCAGGAATAGGAGTAACTTCAGCAAAACGTATAGTTATGACTAGAAAATACAGTACAATAAGATATGAACATTTAAAAAAATTAGGTATAGTAATAAAGAGAGCCAAATATTTTATTACTGTAAATGGAGAATTTTTAGGATTTAAAAAAGAAAATCCTGAATTGATAAGAAATGCTCTTATGGAAAAAGAAAAAATGGTGGCAGAGCAACTAAAACTTTTTAATGTTTAA
- a CDS encoding TIGR03915 family putative DNA repair protein: MPNYYYDGSFDGLLTVIYMAYNDRESNMLRVNAKAEQLVLALDDIHIITDFSKARRVEKAICDKLSQDFLNKIRTCFLSNDKNKDTIIIHTVYKALKQGEEILNSLDEHAFYMNKLVKQVLNERHRYLGLLRFKEMKDGIMFSTIEPKNNVLPILISHFKKRMKREKIAIFDKGRKMIVYYDGKKAEIFFVESLEIEWSDEEIEYSELWKTFHKSISIKERENKKLQQSNIPKYYWKHLVEDM; the protein is encoded by the coding sequence ATGCCAAATTATTATTATGATGGAAGTTTTGATGGATTACTAACAGTTATCTATATGGCATATAATGATAGAGAAAGTAATATGCTTAGAGTAAATGCTAAAGCTGAGCAACTTGTTTTAGCGCTTGATGATATTCACATCATAACTGATTTTTCTAAAGCTAGACGTGTTGAAAAAGCTATATGTGACAAATTATCCCAAGATTTTCTTAATAAAATACGTACCTGCTTTTTATCAAATGATAAAAATAAAGATACCATAATAATTCATACAGTATATAAAGCATTAAAGCAAGGAGAAGAAATTTTGAATTCCTTAGATGAACATGCTTTCTATATGAATAAACTTGTAAAGCAGGTATTAAATGAACGTCATAGGTATCTTGGGTTATTAAGATTTAAAGAAATGAAAGATGGTATAATGTTTTCAACAATTGAGCCTAAAAATAATGTTCTTCCTATTTTGATTTCTCATTTTAAGAAGAGAATGAAAAGAGAAAAAATTGCAATTTTTGATAAAGGAAGAAAAATGATAGTTTACTATGATGGCAAAAAAGCAGAAATCTTTTTTGTGGAATCTCTTGAAATTGAGTGGAGTGACGAGGAAATAGAATACTCAGAACTTTGGAAAACTTTTCATAAGAGTATTTCTATAAAAGAAAGAGAAAATAAAAAACTTCAACAGAGTAATATTCCAAAATATTATTGGAAACACCTTGTAGAAGATATGTAG